One window from the genome of Pyrus communis chromosome 16, drPyrComm1.1, whole genome shotgun sequence encodes:
- the LOC137721099 gene encoding cytochrome P450 89A2-like, whose product MGETEDEVREEVLHKLPYLKAVILEGLRRHPPVHFLVPHAVTHDVVLGGHVVPKNGSVNFMVADVGWDPQVWEDPMAFKPERFLGSGGGEEGFDLTGSREIKMMPFGAGRRICPGSGLVVLHLEYFLANLVWKFEWRAVEGDDVDLSEKQEFTMVMKNPLQAHIIPRI is encoded by the coding sequence ATGGGAGAAACGGAGGATGAGGTGCGGGAGGAGGTCCTGCACAAGCTGCCGTATCTGAAAGCCGTGATCTTGGAGGGGCTGAGGCGCCACCCGCCGGTGCACTTTTTGGTGCCGCACGCGGTGACGCATGACGTGGTTTTGGGCGGACACGTGGTGCCCAAGAACGGGAGTGTTAATTTCATGGTGGCGGATGTAGGGTGGGACCCGCAAGTGTGGGAGGATCCCATGGCGTTCAAGCCGGAGAGGTTCTTGGGCAGCGGTGGAGGAGAGGAAGGGTTCGATTTGACGGGGAGCAGGGAGATTAAGATGATGCCGTTTGGGGCAGGGAGGAGGATCTGTCCTGGGTCGGGATTGGTGGTGCTTCATCTGGAGTACTTTTTGGCGAATTTGGTGTGGAAATTTGAGTGGAGAGCTGTGGAGGGAGATGACGTGGACTTGTCAGAGAAGCAGGAGTTCACCATGGTGATGAAGAATCCATTGCAAGCCCACATAATCCCTCGAATTTAA
- the LOC137720838 gene encoding cytochrome P450 89A2-like has translation METWILILIAFCVSFLLKPLLSLFLPTSISKPKLPPGPRFFPVIGGFLFLFKSFSELESIILKLKAKYGPIISLRIGSRPAVFIADRSLVHQALIQNGAVFADRPRASATNKYASSNQHNISSAIYGPTWRLLRRNLTSEILHPSRVKSYGNARKWVLDILVNRLKTESQSHSEATGTSAGVRVVDHFQYAMFCLLVLMCFGDKLNEEQIKEIERVQRQLLLSSGRFNILNFMPKLTKIIFKNRWRQFFKILEERREVLVPLIRARQNKAKQGSKNDDKDDEFVLSYTDTLLDLELPDGNEKRKLSEGEMVSLCSEFLNAGTDTTSTALQWIMANVVKYPQVQEKLFMQIKGVMGETEDEVREEVLHKLPYLKAVILEGLRRHPPGHFVLPHAVTHDVVLGGHVVPKNGSVNFMVADIGWDPQVWEDPMAFKPERFLSSGGEEEGFDLTGSREIKMMPFGAGRRSCPASGLAVLHLEYFVANLMWKFEWRAVEGDDVDLSEKQESTIVMKNPLQAHVIPRI, from the coding sequence ATGGAAACCTGGATCCTGATCCTCATCGCCTTCTGCGTCTCCTTCCTCCTCAAACCTCTTCTTTCCCTATTCCTACCCACTTCCATCTCCAAACCCAAGCTCCCTCCCGGGCCCCGCTTCTTCCCCGTCATCGGCGGCTTCTTATTCCTCTTCAAATCCTTCTCGGAGCTCGAGTCTATCATCCTCAAACTCAAGGCCAAATACGGGCCCATCATCTCCCTCCGCATTGGCTCCCGCCCCGCCGTCTTCATCGCCGACCGCTCCCTCGTCCACCAGGCCTTAATCCAGAACGGCGCCGTGTTCGCCGACCGCCCCCGGGCCTCGGCCACCAACAAGTACGCCAGCAGCAACCAGCACAACATCAGCTCCGCCATCTACGGCCCCACTTGGCGCCTCCTCCGCCGCAACCTCACCTCCGAAATCCTTCACCCTTCCCGCGTCAAATCCTACGGCAATGCCCGCAAATGGGTTCTCGACATCCTCGTCAACCGCCTCAAAACCGAGTCTCAATCCCACTCCGAAGCCACCGGCACCAGCGCCGGCGTCAGGGTGGTCGACCACTTCCAATACGCCATGTTCTGCCTCCTGGTTCTGATGTGCTTCGGTGACAAATTGAACGAAGAGCAAATCAAAGAAATCGAGCGGGTGCAGCGCCAACTACTTTTGAGTTCCGGGCGGTTCAATATCCTCAATTTCATGCCTAAATTGACCAAGATTATCTTCAAAAATCGGTGGCGGCAATTCTTCAAAATCCTCGAGGAACGACGAGAAGTGCTCGTCCCTCTGATTCGAGCACGACAAAACAAGGCAAAGCAGGGCAGCAAAAACGACGACAAAGACGATGAATTTGTGTTGTCGTATACTGATACGCTGCTGGACCTCGAGCTTCCCGACGGCAACGAAAAGCGGAAGCTTTCGGAGGGAGAAATGGTCAGCCTCTGCTCAGAGTTTCTGAACGCCGGCACCGACACGACTTCCACCGCGCTGCAGTGGATCATGGCCAATGTAGTGAAGTACCCGCAAGTTCAGGAGAAGCTGTTTATGCAGATTAAAGGGGTGATGGGAGAAACGGAGGATGAGGTGCGGGAGGAGGTCCTGCACAAGCTGCCGTATCTGAAAGCCGTGATCTTGGAGGGGCTGAGGCGCCACCCGCCGGGGCACTTTGTGCTGCCCCACGCGGTGACGCATGACGTGGTTTTGGGCGGACACGTGGTGCCCAAGAACGGGAGTGTTAATTTCATGGTTGCGGATATAGGCTGGGACCCGCAAGTGTGGGAAGATCCCATGGCGTTCAAGCCGGAGAGGTTCTTGAGCAGCGgcggagaagaagaagggttCGATTTGACGGGGAGCAGGGAGATTAAGATGATGCCGTTTGGGGCAGGGAGGAGGTCCTGTCCTGCGTCGGGATTGGCGGTGCTTCACCTGGAGTACTTTGTGGCGAATTTGATGTGGAAATTTGAGTGGAGAGCTGTGGAGGGAGATGACGTGGACCTGTCAGAGAAGCAGGAGTCTACTATAGTGATGAAGAATCCATTGCAAGCCCACGTAATCCCTAGAATTTAA